In Bradyrhizobium guangxiense, the following are encoded in one genomic region:
- a CDS encoding L,D-transpeptidase family protein yields the protein MTASVLLAGCDTDQVSLATNAKANQPVPPKLIAAMAEKDMDLQSPILVRLFKQEAELEVWKQTRSGQFALLKTYPICRWSGDLGPKVREGDRQAPEGFYSINPSQMNPQSAYYLSFNTGYPNAFDKALGRTGSQLMVHGDCSSRGCYAMTDEQIAEIYSLGRESFFGGQKAFQLQAYPFKMTPVNMAKHRNNPNMPFWKMIKEGYDHFEVTRQEPKVDFCEKKYVFDAAKPADAKRDPVFDASAKCPAYVVPEEIASAVREKQQQDETAVARLVAKGTPVARMNTGIDGGMNKVFAAKIPEGSTGLSEGAEGTTLQMLAMAKAPGTIPGHVNPPKPNLDAVASAPAPQEEPVVAVPATSTRVASAQPAEKSQDKSGEKSGGFFSNLGRKMGLGTADTTATTTPPQATASVAPAAATPTPTTAASRLKAAVTRFVPGHDKPKDAAKDAPKPAVAAAKPAEPAKPDTRLAQTRPALKPSLSDGAAESGQMAGAAPVVSSNSFDSRFGAMK from the coding sequence ATGACGGCCAGCGTTCTGCTCGCCGGCTGCGACACCGACCAGGTCTCGCTCGCGACCAATGCCAAGGCCAATCAGCCGGTTCCGCCGAAGCTGATCGCCGCGATGGCTGAGAAGGACATGGATCTGCAATCGCCGATCCTGGTCCGCCTGTTCAAGCAGGAGGCCGAGCTCGAGGTCTGGAAGCAGACCCGCTCGGGCCAGTTCGCGCTGCTCAAGACCTACCCGATCTGCCGCTGGTCGGGCGACCTCGGCCCCAAGGTGCGCGAAGGCGACCGCCAGGCGCCGGAAGGATTCTACTCGATCAACCCGAGCCAGATGAATCCGCAATCGGCCTATTACCTGTCGTTCAACACCGGCTATCCGAACGCGTTCGACAAGGCGCTGGGCCGCACCGGCTCGCAGCTGATGGTGCATGGCGACTGTTCTTCGCGCGGCTGCTACGCGATGACGGACGAGCAGATCGCGGAGATCTATTCGCTCGGGCGCGAATCCTTCTTCGGCGGCCAGAAGGCGTTCCAGCTGCAGGCCTATCCGTTCAAGATGACGCCGGTGAACATGGCCAAGCACCGGAACAATCCGAACATGCCGTTCTGGAAGATGATCAAGGAAGGCTATGATCATTTCGAGGTGACGCGGCAGGAGCCGAAGGTCGATTTCTGCGAGAAGAAGTACGTCTTCGATGCCGCCAAACCGGCCGATGCCAAGCGCGATCCGGTGTTCGACGCCTCAGCCAAGTGCCCGGCCTATGTGGTCCCCGAGGAGATCGCGAGCGCCGTCCGCGAGAAGCAGCAGCAGGACGAGACCGCGGTCGCCAGGCTCGTCGCCAAGGGTACGCCGGTGGCGCGCATGAACACCGGCATCGACGGCGGCATGAACAAGGTGTTCGCCGCCAAGATTCCGGAAGGCTCGACCGGCCTGTCCGAGGGCGCCGAAGGCACCACGCTGCAGATGCTGGCGATGGCCAAGGCACCGGGCACGATTCCCGGCCACGTCAATCCGCCCAAGCCCAATCTCGATGCAGTGGCGTCCGCGCCTGCGCCGCAGGAAGAGCCTGTGGTTGCCGTGCCCGCCACCAGCACCCGCGTCGCCTCGGCCCAGCCTGCCGAGAAGTCCCAGGACAAATCCGGCGAGAAATCCGGAGGCTTCTTCTCCAACCTCGGCCGCAAGATGGGCCTCGGCACCGCCGATACCACGGCGACAACCACGCCGCCTCAGGCCACCGCCTCCGTGGCCCCGGCCGCCGCGACGCCGACGCCGACAACCGCGGCGTCCCGACTGAAAGCCGCGGTGACCCGGTTCGTGCCGGGGCACGACAAGCCTAAGGATGCCGCGAAGGACGCGCCCAAGCCGGCAGTTGCGGCGGCCAAGCCCGCCGAGCCGGCAAAGCCCGATACGCGGCTGGCCCAGACGCGTCCGGCGCTGAAGCCGTCGCTAAGCGATGGCGCGGCTGAGAGCGGCCAGATGGCCGGCGCCGCACCGGTGGTGTCGTCGAACTCGTTCGACAGCCGCTTCGGGGCGATGAAGTAG
- a CDS encoding acetyl-CoA carboxylase carboxyltransferase subunit alpha: MQDQMRSYLDFEKPVAELDSKVDELRALAASGTDITDEIGRIEDKAAQALADLYQNLTPWQKTLVARHPQRPHFNDFIKGLITEFTPLAGDRKFGEDEALVAGFGRFRGEPICVMGQEKGDSTESRIRHNFGMARPEGYRKCVRLMEMAERFGLPVLSLADSAGAYPGIGAEERGQAEAIARSTDACLALTVPNVAIITGEGMSGGAIAITTANKVLMLEHAIYSVISPEAASSILWRDGTKAQEAANNMKITAQDMLRFGVIDAILKEPVGGAPRAPAAMIATTGDAIAKAFDELRGLDGDAIRKQRRQKFLDIGRKLG; encoded by the coding sequence ATGCAAGACCAGATGCGCAGCTATCTCGACTTCGAAAAGCCCGTCGCCGAGCTCGACTCCAAGGTCGACGAATTGCGCGCGCTCGCCGCCTCGGGCACCGACATCACCGATGAGATCGGACGGATCGAGGACAAGGCGGCGCAGGCGCTGGCCGACCTCTATCAAAACCTGACGCCGTGGCAGAAGACGCTGGTGGCGCGGCATCCGCAGCGACCGCATTTCAACGACTTCATCAAGGGCCTGATCACCGAATTCACGCCGCTCGCCGGCGACCGCAAGTTCGGCGAGGACGAGGCACTGGTCGCCGGCTTCGGCCGCTTCCGCGGCGAGCCGATCTGCGTGATGGGCCAGGAAAAGGGCGATTCCACCGAGAGCCGGATCCGGCACAATTTCGGCATGGCGCGGCCCGAAGGCTATCGCAAATGCGTGCGGCTGATGGAGATGGCCGAACGGTTCGGCCTGCCGGTGCTGTCGCTGGCCGATTCCGCCGGCGCCTATCCCGGCATCGGCGCCGAGGAGCGCGGCCAGGCCGAGGCGATCGCGCGCTCGACCGATGCGTGCCTGGCGCTGACCGTACCAAATGTCGCGATCATCACCGGCGAGGGCATGTCCGGCGGCGCCATCGCCATCACCACCGCCAACAAGGTCTTGATGCTGGAGCACGCCATCTACAGCGTGATCTCGCCGGAGGCGGCGTCCTCGATCCTCTGGCGCGACGGCACCAAGGCGCAGGAAGCCGCCAACAACATGAAGATCACCGCCCAGGACATGCTCCGCTTCGGCGTGATCGACGCCATCCTGAAGGAGCCGGTCGGCGGTGCCCCCCGCGCCCCCGCCGCCATGATCGCCACCACGGGGGATGCCATCGCCAAGGCCTTCGACGAGCTGCGCGGCCTGGACGGCGATGCCATCCGCAAGCAGCGGCGGCAGAAATTCCTCGATATCGGCCGGAAACTGGGCTGA